In one window of Henckelia pumila isolate YLH828 chromosome 1, ASM3356847v2, whole genome shotgun sequence DNA:
- the LOC140865520 gene encoding uncharacterized protein: protein MVYGTEAVLPAEIKQESARIMSYGENNQELRAMDLDLLEENRSRAAIRLVSYRKRMTRTYNKRVHSKVFQEGDLVMRKIQHPGERAKLEAKYEGSFKVIGKAGITAYCLEDAQVNVLQESVLSCLL from the exons ATGGTGTACGGGACTGAGGCTGTCCTTCCAGCAGAAATAAAGCAAGAAAGTGCAAGGATAATGTCATATGGGGAAAACAATCAAGAATTACGAGCAATGGATCTAGACTTGCTTGAAGAGAACAGGTCCCGAGCAGCAATAAGGCTCGTTTCTTATCGCAAAAGAATGACCCGAACCTACAATAAAAGAGTTCATTCTAAGGTTTTTCAAGAAGGAGACTTGGTCATGAGAAAGATACAACATCCAGGAGAAAGAGCAAAGCTAGAGGCTAAGTATGAAGGCTCATTCAAGGTGATAGGAAAAGCTGGAATAACCGCCTATTGCTTGGAAGACGCCCAAG TCAATGTTTTGCAAGAATCAGTCCTGTCTTGTTTGCTTTAG